A single region of the Mycobacterium lentiflavum genome encodes:
- a CDS encoding SDR family NAD(P)-dependent oxidoreductase, translating to MNVRDTFGGGVAVITGAGAGIGAGLARYASRLGMTVVLADIDGDAIAALRDELRAAGDQSVEIVCDVRDPDAMQELADRVYRDVGAVRLLVNNAGVEQFGYLWDTPVANWRRVVDINVSGVFFGIKAFLPKMMATDDQAWVWNLSSVGGVVAIPFQAPYIMSKHAVLALTECLYLEVQTAGHDQHIHVQAVLPGAVVSDIFESAGGVDPARATDAGAAETQRAAMLEVKATAMDPLRAAEVLFGQAASGRFYLHTHPDAVGAAMADRANVLAAQNAPILRTASRFNSAKP from the coding sequence GTGAACGTTCGGGATACCTTCGGCGGCGGTGTCGCGGTCATCACCGGTGCCGGCGCCGGAATCGGCGCCGGGTTGGCACGTTACGCCAGCCGACTGGGCATGACGGTGGTGTTGGCCGACATCGACGGCGACGCGATCGCCGCACTGCGTGACGAGCTCAGGGCGGCCGGGGACCAGTCGGTCGAGATCGTCTGCGACGTCCGCGATCCCGACGCAATGCAAGAACTCGCCGACCGGGTCTACCGCGACGTCGGTGCAGTGCGTCTGCTCGTGAACAATGCCGGCGTCGAGCAGTTCGGCTACTTGTGGGACACACCGGTGGCCAACTGGCGGCGCGTTGTCGATATCAACGTCAGCGGCGTCTTCTTCGGCATAAAGGCGTTCCTACCCAAAATGATGGCCACCGACGACCAGGCGTGGGTGTGGAACCTGTCGTCGGTCGGCGGTGTCGTCGCGATTCCTTTTCAGGCGCCCTACATCATGAGTAAGCACGCGGTGCTCGCGTTGACCGAGTGCCTATATCTCGAGGTCCAAACGGCCGGCCACGATCAGCACATCCACGTACAGGCCGTACTTCCCGGGGCCGTGGTATCCGACATCTTCGAGTCCGCTGGTGGCGTCGACCCGGCGCGGGCCACCGACGCCGGCGCAGCCGAGACCCAACGCGCCGCGATGCTGGAGGTCAAGGCCACCGCCATGGATCCGCTCAGGGCAGCCGAGGTGTTGTTCGGGCAGGCCGCGTCGGGTCGCTTCTACCTCCATACGCATCCGGATGCGGTAGGCGCGGCGATGGCCGACCGGGCGAACGTTCTTGCCGCACAGAACGCTCCGATACTGCGCACTGCCAGCCGGTTCAACTCCGCGAAGCCATGA
- a CDS encoding nuclear transport factor 2 family protein encodes MSTDISLPELQEFIAGFWYHYDEAHYDELAASYAEDVRYASRSDSGTSPFEELMSPELHGRDAVMEWLSEHRKQSPYPLRHHATNVHRNGSDGDVTKARFYILVNQIADFVPFAVSSGVVNVAVRRGASGLEFTEMDVILDTTNSVLLSELTAGTAVGS; translated from the coding sequence ATGAGCACCGACATCAGCCTGCCCGAACTGCAGGAGTTCATCGCCGGCTTCTGGTACCACTACGACGAGGCGCACTACGACGAGCTGGCGGCCAGCTATGCGGAAGACGTCCGCTACGCGAGCCGAAGCGATTCCGGCACAAGCCCTTTCGAAGAACTGATGTCACCGGAACTGCACGGGCGCGACGCAGTGATGGAATGGCTGTCCGAGCACCGTAAGCAGAGCCCCTACCCGTTGCGCCACCACGCCACCAACGTGCACCGCAACGGCAGCGACGGTGACGTGACGAAGGCGCGGTTCTACATCCTCGTCAACCAGATCGCCGACTTCGTGCCGTTCGCGGTATCCAGCGGGGTGGTCAACGTCGCGGTCCGGCGCGGCGCCTCCGGATTGGAGTTCACCGAGATGGACGTCATCCTCGACACCACCAACTCAGTTCTGCTGTCGGAGCTGACCGCCGGCACCGCCGTCGGTTCGTGA
- a CDS encoding acyl-CoA dehydrogenase family protein: protein MTAAVDGALVDMMAAVFAGHREKHPPTTIVRRDPDLWRQLDELGLVRLTGNEQNGGSGATWFEAAELLTAAVGHGVRIPLAEHDLLACWLLDATGMPVGDAVRTVCVLDKRGAATQVPWAASADRVVLVWRSNGQHRVADVARETLAITPGFNLIGEPRDTVDADLAAADGAPVGLALITQLRLKSGLVRSIQVCAALDRILQLCIEHVTARAQFGRPLAKFQAVQNLVSDIATEAALARAATEAALSASVAGHWSGPDLGLRVAVARSCAGHAASVVVRNAHQVHGAIGTTREHRLHEFTRAALAWRSEFGSVRYWDEQVTDAALYASAGGLWSLITG from the coding sequence ATGACTGCCGCCGTTGACGGCGCACTCGTCGACATGATGGCGGCCGTTTTCGCCGGTCACCGTGAAAAACATCCGCCCACCACGATCGTCCGGCGGGATCCGGATTTATGGCGGCAGCTCGACGAGCTCGGTCTGGTCCGGCTGACCGGTAATGAGCAAAACGGCGGCAGCGGAGCGACCTGGTTCGAAGCGGCCGAATTGCTGACTGCCGCGGTCGGTCACGGAGTGCGAATCCCGTTGGCGGAACACGATTTATTGGCCTGTTGGCTACTCGATGCCACCGGCATGCCCGTCGGCGACGCGGTGCGGACCGTATGCGTGCTCGACAAACGGGGAGCCGCAACTCAAGTGCCATGGGCCGCTTCGGCCGACCGCGTTGTTCTCGTCTGGCGATCCAACGGCCAACATCGCGTCGCAGATGTAGCACGCGAAACACTCGCCATCACACCGGGTTTCAACCTGATCGGCGAACCACGAGACACTGTGGACGCGGATCTGGCCGCTGCGGACGGGGCTCCGGTCGGTCTTGCTCTCATCACCCAACTCCGGTTGAAGTCGGGCCTGGTGCGGTCGATCCAAGTGTGCGCGGCCCTGGACCGAATCTTGCAGCTGTGCATCGAGCACGTGACCGCACGGGCCCAGTTCGGCCGCCCGCTGGCGAAATTCCAGGCCGTGCAAAACCTGGTGTCCGACATCGCAACCGAGGCGGCCCTCGCCCGTGCGGCGACCGAGGCGGCGCTGAGCGCGTCGGTGGCCGGCCACTGGTCGGGCCCAGACCTCGGCCTGCGTGTCGCCGTCGCCCGTTCATGTGCCGGCCACGCGGCATCAGTGGTCGTCCGCAACGCTCACCAGGTGCACGGCGCCATCGGCACCACCCGTGAGCACCGGCTGCACGAGTTCACCCGAGCCGCGCTCGCCTGGCGTTCGGAGTTCGGCTCGGTGCGCTACTGGGACGAACAGGTCACCGACGCGGCGCTGTACGCGAGTGCGGGCGGGCTGTGGAGCCTGATCACCGGCTGA
- a CDS encoding acyl-CoA dehydrogenase family protein, whose protein sequence is MALPRLVPPASIDAAATQDLRFEVREFLAEQLAAGAFTPSVDAWLTGWDENFTAALAARGWLGMTVPSEYGGRGRSFVERFVVTEELLAAGAPVAAHWIADRQIVPSLLKYGTAQQKSEFLPRIVRGECFLGIGMSEPDSGSDLASVHTRAERVDGGWSLTGTKVWTSGAHRAHAFIVLARTAAVDPTHRHAGLSQFIVNLRGPGVEIRPIMSMNGDHHFNEVILDSAFVPDAMVFGEIGNGWQQVTSELAFERSGPERFLSTFVLLAACADRMASNAIPRDPNLGRLVARIAGLHQMSTAVAGALERNEPADLPAAVVKVLGTTTEGDIAEFADLQDSPDSVFAGLKRAAVDQRPGFTLRGGTNEVLRGVVARGLGMR, encoded by the coding sequence ATGGCGCTCCCCCGCTTGGTGCCGCCCGCCAGCATCGACGCCGCGGCGACCCAGGACCTCCGTTTTGAGGTGCGAGAGTTCCTCGCCGAGCAGCTCGCGGCCGGGGCGTTCACGCCTTCGGTCGATGCCTGGCTGACGGGCTGGGATGAGAACTTCACTGCCGCGCTGGCCGCGCGCGGCTGGCTGGGTATGACAGTGCCGTCCGAGTACGGCGGACGCGGCCGCTCGTTCGTGGAGCGCTTCGTCGTGACCGAGGAGCTGCTGGCCGCCGGTGCACCTGTTGCCGCGCACTGGATCGCCGACCGCCAGATCGTGCCCTCGCTGCTCAAATACGGTACAGCGCAACAAAAGTCGGAGTTTCTGCCACGAATCGTGCGTGGCGAGTGCTTCCTCGGCATAGGCATGAGCGAACCCGACTCCGGGTCCGACCTGGCCAGCGTGCACACCAGGGCCGAGCGCGTCGACGGGGGCTGGTCGCTGACGGGCACCAAGGTCTGGACGTCGGGCGCACACCGGGCGCACGCGTTCATCGTGCTGGCGCGCACCGCCGCGGTGGATCCGACGCACCGCCATGCCGGGCTCAGCCAGTTCATCGTGAACCTGCGCGGACCCGGCGTCGAGATCCGCCCGATCATGTCCATGAACGGCGACCACCACTTCAACGAGGTGATCCTGGATTCGGCGTTCGTCCCCGACGCGATGGTGTTCGGGGAGATCGGCAACGGCTGGCAACAGGTGACCTCGGAACTCGCCTTCGAGCGCAGCGGGCCCGAGCGGTTCCTGTCCACCTTCGTGCTGCTGGCGGCCTGCGCAGATCGGATGGCGTCCAACGCCATCCCCCGCGATCCGAATCTGGGGCGGCTGGTGGCGCGCATCGCCGGTTTGCATCAGATGTCCACCGCCGTGGCCGGTGCGCTGGAACGAAACGAGCCCGCCGACCTGCCGGCCGCGGTGGTCAAGGTGCTGGGCACCACGACCGAGGGCGACATCGCGGAATTCGCCGACCTGCAGGACTCCCCCGATTCGGTGTTCGCCGGCCTGAAACGCGCGGCGGTGGACCAGCGACCCGGCTTTACGCTGCGCGGCGGTACCAACGAAGTGCTGCGTGGCGTCGTCGCACGCGGTTTGGGTATGCGATGA
- a CDS encoding acyl-CoA synthetase, with the protein MPSDDLNALVARARSHGLGEIPRRSARRHPDKVAIIDGDVVLTFAEFDDLVDRAAAALHDNGFDVGDRIGLLAHNCWQYAVLVFATARAGVVLVPINYMLTAEEIAYLLDHSQVSGFVVEADLTPTAEEAMRRGGVVTTQVALIPGGHRPAPGWDDFARWLHTETPAPHPHIDDDRLVRLMYTSGTESRPKAAMHTSRGLMWQYVSTIVAGEMSHDDVEVHSLPLYHCAQLDNFLATDIYLGATSIILPRPDPEAVLHTIERYHVTSYFAPPTVWISLLRSTLFDEVDLSSLRKGYYGASAMPVEILTEIRERLPNLRLWNFYGQTEMAPLAAALGPDEQDTHAGSAGRPVVNVETVILDEDDNMVAAGLVGEIAHRSPHLATGYLDDPDRTAEAFRSGWFHSGDLGYYDEHGLLHVVDRKKDMIKTGGENVASREVEEVLYRHSGIQEVAVFGLAHPVWVEAVVAAIVPREGATLTESDVIAHCRASLAGFKTPKRVFFVDALPKNPSGKLLKRLLRERFSIEQHVLS; encoded by the coding sequence ATGCCGTCCGATGACCTCAACGCTCTGGTTGCGCGGGCTCGTAGCCATGGCCTCGGCGAGATTCCACGCCGATCGGCCCGCCGGCACCCGGACAAAGTCGCGATCATCGACGGCGATGTCGTGCTGACTTTTGCCGAGTTCGACGACCTCGTGGACCGCGCTGCGGCCGCTTTGCACGACAACGGTTTCGATGTCGGCGATCGCATCGGCCTGTTGGCACACAACTGCTGGCAGTACGCGGTGCTGGTGTTCGCGACGGCGCGCGCCGGGGTGGTTCTGGTGCCGATCAACTACATGCTGACCGCGGAGGAGATCGCTTACCTTCTCGACCACAGTCAAGTCAGCGGATTCGTCGTCGAAGCCGACCTGACGCCGACGGCCGAAGAGGCGATGCGGCGTGGTGGAGTGGTAACGACCCAGGTCGCCCTGATACCCGGCGGACACCGGCCGGCGCCCGGGTGGGACGACTTCGCGCGATGGCTGCACACCGAGACACCGGCCCCGCATCCGCACATCGACGACGACCGGTTGGTGCGACTGATGTACACCAGCGGAACTGAATCCCGCCCCAAAGCGGCCATGCACACCAGCCGCGGCCTGATGTGGCAGTACGTCAGCACGATTGTCGCCGGCGAGATGTCGCACGACGACGTCGAGGTCCATTCGTTGCCGCTGTATCACTGTGCGCAGCTGGACAATTTTCTGGCCACCGATATCTATCTGGGGGCCACCAGCATTATCCTGCCGCGGCCCGACCCGGAAGCGGTGCTGCACACCATCGAGCGCTACCACGTCACCAGCTACTTCGCACCCCCGACGGTGTGGATCTCGCTGCTGCGCTCAACTTTGTTCGATGAAGTGGACCTGTCGAGCCTGCGTAAAGGGTATTACGGCGCCTCAGCGATGCCTGTGGAGATTCTGACCGAGATCCGGGAGCGGCTGCCGAATCTGAGGCTGTGGAACTTTTATGGCCAGACCGAGATGGCGCCGCTCGCCGCCGCGCTGGGACCCGACGAGCAAGACACACATGCCGGGTCGGCCGGGCGCCCCGTAGTCAACGTGGAAACGGTGATCCTCGACGAGGACGACAACATGGTGGCCGCGGGCCTGGTCGGCGAAATCGCGCACCGCAGCCCGCATTTGGCCACCGGCTACCTGGATGACCCGGACCGCACGGCCGAGGCCTTCCGCAGCGGCTGGTTCCACTCGGGGGACTTGGGCTACTACGACGAGCACGGCCTATTGCACGTCGTCGACCGCAAGAAGGACATGATCAAGACCGGTGGCGAAAACGTAGCCAGCCGCGAGGTCGAGGAAGTCCTATACCGACACAGTGGCATTCAGGAAGTCGCGGTCTTCGGGCTCGCGCACCCGGTCTGGGTCGAGGCGGTGGTCGCCGCGATCGTGCCACGCGAGGGCGCGACACTGACCGAATCGGACGTCATCGCGCACTGCCGAGCGTCCCTGGCCGGGTTCAAGACACCCAAGCGTGTCTTCTTCGTCGATGCGTTACCTAAGAACCCGAGCGGCAAATTGCTCAAGCGATTGTTGCGAGAACGCTTCAGCATCGAACAGCATGTGCTGAGCTAG
- a CDS encoding flavin-containing monooxygenase: MSTGFPVTTESAGRAGLDPQQVGELRANLHQADPGVLVAVLAQLTGDPAVVDRFAPKITHVPDPPEQAGSTDPDTVERLIQEIVAALRASRPADALPADDPSLFARVAPVALGGEVGSEYLQLLLEQGGFQPSQPVLPRTAKLPNDFRVVIIGAGIAGITAALACTDAGIDFQIIERNAEVGGTWYTTAYPGIGVDTPSAYYSLSRDINGDWSSYYPQGAEYQAYLVSVADKNRLRERTRFGTEVQALWWEERCQQWQIHSVGPDGTRDVSYANVVIPAAGYLNRPRWPDLIGRETFSGISVHSAQWDRELDLTGKRVAIIGAGCTAVQIVDACVDQVAHLTVFQRQPHWVAPRRRASDEVPAYQRWLGTRLPYYANWIRLKSYWGTSDNNYPVILHDRDWAAKHLSISPANDVLLRICLEYIDRVFGAGSELARKVTPDFAPYGKRIIRDPGGYYAALAREHVDVEASEPAQVNEQGIVTADGRQVDLDVIIYATGYYLDFLSTVDIRGRAGKKLTDEWGDIPRAYRGGMVPGFPNMFISSAPNYSPGHGGGHNFGVEVMVHYVMECLQLMALRQASTLEVTQRAYDEYVADIDAMMAGTVWCHTPSAHTYYRSGGGRIVTAFPYRLVDFWRDHRAPVEDDLELE; this comes from the coding sequence ATGAGCACTGGCTTCCCCGTGACGACCGAGAGCGCCGGACGGGCGGGTCTGGATCCCCAACAGGTCGGCGAATTGCGGGCCAACCTGCATCAGGCAGATCCCGGGGTGCTGGTCGCCGTACTGGCGCAGCTGACCGGCGATCCGGCGGTGGTCGACCGATTCGCACCGAAGATCACCCATGTGCCCGATCCGCCGGAGCAGGCAGGCAGCACCGATCCGGATACTGTCGAGCGGCTCATCCAGGAGATCGTGGCTGCGCTGCGGGCTTCCCGTCCGGCGGATGCGCTACCCGCCGACGATCCCAGCCTCTTTGCTCGTGTCGCGCCTGTGGCACTGGGCGGTGAGGTCGGCTCCGAGTATCTCCAGCTGCTCCTTGAGCAGGGTGGATTCCAGCCTTCGCAACCCGTATTGCCACGTACCGCGAAGCTTCCCAACGACTTCCGAGTGGTCATCATAGGCGCGGGTATTGCCGGGATCACCGCCGCGCTCGCATGCACGGACGCTGGCATCGATTTCCAGATCATCGAACGCAACGCCGAGGTTGGCGGCACGTGGTACACGACCGCCTATCCCGGCATCGGGGTGGATACGCCTTCGGCGTACTACTCGCTGTCGCGTGATATCAACGGTGACTGGTCGAGTTACTACCCGCAGGGTGCGGAGTATCAGGCCTACCTCGTGTCGGTGGCGGACAAGAACCGTCTCCGCGAGCGCACGCGATTCGGTACCGAGGTGCAAGCGTTGTGGTGGGAAGAGCGGTGCCAGCAGTGGCAGATCCATTCGGTCGGCCCGGACGGCACCCGTGACGTCAGCTACGCCAACGTGGTCATCCCGGCCGCTGGCTACCTCAATCGGCCACGTTGGCCGGATCTAATTGGCCGCGAGACGTTTTCGGGGATCTCTGTCCATTCTGCGCAGTGGGATCGCGAGCTGGATCTGACGGGCAAACGGGTCGCGATCATCGGAGCCGGCTGCACCGCAGTGCAGATCGTCGACGCGTGCGTGGACCAGGTCGCGCACTTGACGGTGTTCCAACGGCAGCCGCATTGGGTCGCGCCGCGACGGCGGGCGTCCGACGAGGTTCCCGCCTACCAGCGGTGGCTGGGCACCCGGTTGCCGTACTACGCCAATTGGATTCGGCTCAAGTCGTATTGGGGGACATCGGACAACAACTATCCGGTGATCCTGCATGACCGCGACTGGGCGGCCAAGCATTTGTCGATTTCGCCGGCCAATGATGTCCTGCTACGGATTTGCCTGGAGTACATCGATCGCGTGTTTGGTGCGGGCAGCGAACTGGCGCGCAAGGTAACCCCCGATTTTGCTCCGTACGGCAAGCGCATCATTCGCGATCCGGGCGGGTACTACGCGGCCCTGGCGCGCGAGCATGTCGATGTCGAGGCCAGTGAACCGGCCCAGGTCAACGAGCAGGGAATCGTGACCGCCGACGGTCGGCAGGTCGACCTCGATGTCATCATCTACGCGACGGGGTACTACCTGGATTTCCTTTCCACCGTAGATATTCGGGGCCGGGCCGGCAAGAAGCTGACCGACGAGTGGGGCGATATTCCGCGGGCCTATCGCGGCGGCATGGTGCCTGGCTTCCCAAATATGTTCATCTCTTCGGCGCCCAACTACAGCCCCGGGCACGGGGGCGGCCACAACTTCGGCGTCGAGGTGATGGTGCACTACGTCATGGAGTGCCTGCAGTTGATGGCGCTGCGCCAGGCCTCGACCCTCGAGGTGACCCAACGCGCCTACGACGAGTACGTTGCCGACATCGACGCGATGATGGCCGGCACCGTCTGGTGCCACACCCCGTCAGCCCACACCTACTACCGTTCCGGCGGCGGGCGGATCGTGACCGCGTTCCCGTACCGGCTGGTCGACTTTTGGCGCGACCACCGCGCGCCCGTCGAAGACGATCTCGAGCTGGAATGA
- a CDS encoding SDR family NAD(P)-dependent oxidoreductase, giving the protein MIPTIPGKLCGKTALVTGSSRGIGRAVAQRLAAEGATVVVTARSDATSESIRAGAVATLPGTIGETIGLIEAAGGKAFGVAADLEDPGQRDRLIDEVLDRAGRIDILVNNAGFADYSVVEHMSLDTFDRTIEHYLRTPFVLTKAAVPHMRKQGAGWIVNIGSVTGVAPVRPYREYNKTSGDVIYASCKAALHRFTQGVAAELLDANIAVNCVGPSTAVRTPGAAQLIPDPFPTEPVEYLAETVLAMCHLPAVQRTGLVAFSLHYPWSQQLPVHTLDGTVVLPALPPPPTANPNVHPAGI; this is encoded by the coding sequence ATGATCCCAACCATTCCGGGAAAGCTCTGCGGGAAAACGGCTTTGGTGACTGGCAGCAGCCGCGGAATCGGACGGGCGGTCGCCCAACGGTTGGCGGCCGAGGGTGCCACGGTGGTGGTGACGGCGCGCTCCGACGCGACGTCCGAGTCGATTCGGGCCGGTGCCGTCGCCACCCTTCCCGGCACGATCGGCGAGACGATCGGGTTGATCGAGGCTGCCGGTGGCAAGGCATTTGGTGTCGCGGCGGACCTCGAGGATCCCGGACAGCGCGATCGACTGATCGACGAGGTGCTCGACCGTGCCGGCCGCATTGACATCCTGGTCAATAATGCCGGTTTCGCGGACTACTCGGTGGTCGAGCACATGAGCCTGGACACCTTCGACCGCACCATCGAGCACTATCTGCGGACCCCATTCGTGCTGACGAAAGCGGCTGTGCCGCATATGCGTAAGCAAGGCGCCGGTTGGATCGTCAACATCGGCTCCGTCACCGGGGTGGCCCCGGTGCGTCCCTATCGCGAGTACAACAAAACGTCCGGGGACGTCATTTACGCGTCGTGCAAGGCGGCCCTGCACCGCTTCACCCAGGGCGTGGCGGCCGAACTCCTTGACGCCAACATCGCGGTGAATTGCGTCGGCCCATCGACCGCTGTACGCACACCCGGTGCGGCACAACTAATCCCGGACCCGTTCCCGACCGAGCCGGTGGAATACTTGGCCGAGACTGTGCTGGCGATGTGCCATTTGCCCGCCGTGCAGCGCACGGGGCTGGTCGCGTTCAGTCTGCATTACCCGTGGTCGCAGCAATTACCGGTACACACCTTGGACGGCACGGTGGTGTTGCCGGCCCTGCCGCCACCCCCGACGGCCAACCCCAACGTCCACCCCGCCGGAATCTAG
- a CDS encoding Dabb family protein has translation MYSVTRLIDITPSEHDRLIGELRTAATLAKPLHCVVQPTLPGSRNGGDILVHLRFATADQRDRAADDFARLLTDASVSRVNGAGYAGAPVRCDEASGTVYRALLLRVLPDTDPETMRRFESELTSMPRYISGIKAWQLSRVDDAIGTSPWTHVFEQEFADVNALMGPYLMHPIHWAVVDRWFDPETNDVIIRDRVCHSFCAITGRVLG, from the coding sequence ATGTATAGCGTCACCCGGCTGATCGACATCACCCCGTCCGAGCACGATCGGCTTATCGGTGAGTTGCGCACCGCCGCCACATTGGCCAAGCCGCTGCACTGCGTGGTGCAGCCGACGCTGCCCGGGTCGCGCAACGGTGGTGACATTCTGGTGCACCTGCGATTCGCCACCGCGGACCAACGGGACCGTGCGGCTGACGATTTCGCCCGCCTGTTGACTGACGCGTCGGTGAGCCGGGTCAACGGCGCCGGTTACGCGGGTGCACCCGTTCGCTGCGACGAAGCATCGGGAACCGTCTACCGCGCGCTGCTGTTACGGGTGCTGCCCGACACCGATCCAGAAACCATGCGCCGCTTCGAAAGTGAGCTCACCTCGATGCCGCGCTACATATCGGGCATCAAGGCGTGGCAGCTCAGTCGCGTCGACGACGCGATCGGAACCTCGCCCTGGACGCACGTGTTCGAGCAGGAATTCGCAGATGTGAATGCCTTGATGGGCCCCTACCTGATGCACCCTATCCACTGGGCGGTGGTAGACCGTTGGTTCGATCCCGAGACCAACGACGTCATCATCCGCGATCGGGTCTGCCACAGTTTCTGTGCGATCACCGGCCGGGTGCTGGGCTAG
- a CDS encoding alpha/beta hydrolase: MSLDPQIAAIIEQLDGAFPPVHQMSGAEARALIRSRLQPTAQPEAVAQVVNRSVHRTDGLVPVRIYQPDAAGPLPILVYAHGGGFVFCGLDSHDELCRSIANLIPAVVISVEYRLAPEHAWPCAAEDVYDVTYWARRNAVELGGDPERVLVGGDSAGGNLAAVTAVMARDRGGPALAGQLLLYPVIAADFDTESYRLFGKGYYNPKAAMQWYWDCYVPSPDDRSHPYVAPLNADLHRLPPAVVVVAGHDPLRDEGLAYCAALHRAGVPITQLHFEGGIHGFLTMPMLDIAHRGRKQAAAALGDLLRG; the protein is encoded by the coding sequence GTGAGCCTCGACCCGCAAATCGCCGCGATCATCGAGCAACTCGATGGCGCGTTCCCACCGGTGCACCAGATGAGCGGCGCCGAGGCGCGAGCACTCATCCGGTCGAGATTGCAGCCGACCGCCCAACCCGAGGCCGTCGCCCAGGTCGTCAACCGCTCGGTCCACCGCACGGATGGACTTGTGCCGGTCCGGATATATCAACCCGACGCAGCTGGCCCACTGCCAATCCTGGTGTATGCCCATGGCGGCGGATTCGTGTTCTGCGGACTGGACAGTCACGACGAGCTCTGCCGCAGTATCGCCAATCTTATTCCTGCCGTTGTCATTTCGGTCGAATACCGGCTGGCTCCGGAGCATGCCTGGCCGTGCGCCGCGGAGGACGTCTACGACGTAACGTACTGGGCCCGCCGCAACGCCGTCGAGTTGGGCGGCGACCCCGAACGCGTGCTCGTCGGCGGTGACAGCGCCGGCGGCAACCTGGCCGCGGTCACCGCGGTCATGGCCCGCGATCGCGGCGGCCCGGCTCTCGCGGGTCAGCTGCTGCTTTACCCGGTCATCGCGGCCGACTTCGACACCGAGTCCTACCGGCTGTTCGGGAAGGGCTACTACAACCCGAAAGCAGCGATGCAGTGGTACTGGGATTGCTACGTGCCGTCGCCCGACGACCGATCGCACCCTTACGTTGCACCGCTTAACGCCGACCTGCACAGGCTCCCGCCCGCCGTCGTGGTGGTCGCCGGCCACGACCCACTGCGCGATGAAGGACTCGCTTACTGCGCCGCGCTGCATCGAGCCGGCGTGCCCATAACCCAACTCCACTTCGAGGGCGGCATTCACGGGTTTCTGACTATGCCGATGCTCGACATCGCGCATCGGGGGCGCAAACAGGCGGCCGCGGCTCTAGGTGATCTTTTGCGCGGCTAA
- a CDS encoding IclR family transcriptional regulator, with product MSGTVRSVATAESSTPTAVIDRISLVLDAFDGPGRLTLAQLVRRTGLPRSSAHRMLERLVQLRWLRRSGRDYELGMRLVELGSLAVHQDRLVRAAGPLLGELHRATGLVAHLAVLDGPDVVYLDKVGDRMADAIPTRVGGRQPAHCTAVGKAILAYHDEDAQVDLRVRKTKYSVSTGSQLAAELAKVRAHGVAFEREESLLGFGCVAAPIGGPGEAVAAVSVCGPMSRMMFDQRLTAPVRMTAMGIWRNAEDGPRRVAPTLQPLRPLLPQRRNPAPALQYA from the coding sequence ATGTCAGGGACCGTGCGCTCCGTCGCGACCGCAGAATCGAGCACTCCCACGGCCGTCATCGATCGCATTTCATTGGTCCTCGACGCATTCGACGGGCCGGGCCGGCTGACGCTGGCCCAGCTCGTGCGGCGCACGGGTCTGCCGCGTTCCTCGGCGCACCGGATGCTCGAGCGCCTGGTGCAGCTGCGCTGGCTGCGCCGCAGCGGGCGCGACTACGAGCTCGGGATGCGACTGGTGGAACTCGGGTCGTTGGCCGTGCATCAGGACCGCCTGGTCCGAGCAGCCGGGCCGCTGCTGGGCGAACTGCACCGCGCCACCGGGCTGGTTGCGCATCTCGCGGTGCTGGACGGACCCGACGTCGTCTACCTGGACAAGGTCGGCGACCGGATGGCCGACGCGATCCCCACCCGGGTCGGCGGCCGCCAACCCGCGCATTGCACCGCCGTGGGCAAGGCGATCCTGGCCTACCACGACGAGGACGCCCAGGTCGATCTGCGGGTCCGCAAGACCAAGTACTCGGTTTCCACCGGCTCGCAGCTGGCCGCAGAACTGGCCAAGGTGCGGGCCCACGGTGTGGCGTTCGAGCGCGAGGAATCGTTGCTTGGCTTCGGTTGTGTCGCAGCGCCTATCGGCGGACCGGGCGAAGCGGTTGCCGCGGTGTCGGTGTGCGGCCCAATGAGCCGAATGATGTTCGATCAGCGGCTGACCGCACCGGTACGCATGACGGCGATGGGCATCTGGCGCAACGCGGAGGACGGACCGCGCCGGGTGGCACCGACCCTGCAGCCGCTGCGGCCACTGCTGCCCCAGCGGCGCAACCCCGCACCCGCGCTGCAGTACGCGTGA